The window TAGcttcatgttgcttttgaagCTTTGGAGCTATACTAGTGAACATCACACATGTGACTTGATCGAGATCATCCATATAAACTTTATAGGCCTCATTTTCCTCATTTGTAGCATCATCGTTAGGTTCCTCAAAAACAAGAACATCTaagacataagcctttttctcttattttcattttaatcttGATATTGCGAAAccagtaaatgaaatttaggTCTGTCAACTTGTTTGCATCAAGTATGCTTCTAAGTGACAAATTGTTCGACATGATCGATTTATATCCTGTATAAaccaacatatatataaagctTAGTCATTAACACAAGTTATGTAATTATAAAGACAAAGTTTTGAAatcttatatgattatttttaatattttatcaaaataatagcattcttataatattttgaaaaatttaacttttaaactttttattgagCTATGACCCCTTTCATCCCACCATAACCTTGAGTGAATCAACATGCCATGATGAACTTAATAGGTAGGTAACTtagcttaccaattgtatcttatacaactcctagatcaATTAGGTAACAACTTCTTGTCTAAATGTATCATATACATTATGCCTAACTATCCCCAATACTTTGTAATCATGTGTGATACATCTGAACCACACGgtactagttgagtaagactCACTAATAACTCAAACGTACTCATGTAAAAGTTTAGCTTTAAGTAACTCAACAAGCCTCTAATTAAAAGAGCAACTTGGTTATCACTATTAGAAAATCGGATACTTGTGATGAAAAATTTTTCGTTACTATTTTCTGTCGCAAATAATGACTTATAGCAACAGAATTGTGACGGTTTTATGATAGaattaatgataatttgtTTCTAAGAACTTGTGACAGATTCGTGACAGAATTATGAcaacattttaaatttttcactaaATCCGTTACAATTAATTTGGGtgtaaaaattttttcttggTACCAAAATCAgtgataaaattttgtgattgaAGCCGTTACAATATTAGGATTCCTTGTTTGGTGACAAAATTAGTAACggaattatgatgaaaatttaatttgggCAGCTTAAGTACATAACATTGCCAATTTAAGTATAGTTAGAGATTATTGTGACAGAATAATCTATCATAAggattagtttaatttaatattatatttttgtgaCAAAAATAGTGATGGATTTGTTACAATTAATTTGGAGGGAAAAAGAGGCACCTTGttagattaaaaataaaattggtcGTCATAAGTCTGTCACTGAAAATCTATCACAAAGgttattttcaactttatttaaataattaaaaaattaaatattttcacttggataaaataaaaatattatattttaatttgttgtgtatactatatatttgagtttttataagtatttaaaattggtaacatatatatatatatataaacttatattaattaatataagtTTACatgtaattatatattttaaatgatataaattatatgttaatattaatatatgataTTAAATATGGCAACCTCAAAAAAACTCAAATctagaataaaatatattatgtaaacaagaaataataatattatatattttgtttggaataattaatatactaatattattaaatatataaaaataattttataaaattagacgagtataatatatatatatatatatatatatatatatatatatatatattatagagtaGTTATTATATATACCAACTTTGTAACGTATGAAActataatattaatttgatatactatataatattaatatgtaacTTAATTATGGATATTGACATATAATTAAGCAAATTAtacttttgaaaataatatatttaattaataataaatcataaacaatatattatataatcaaaaaaataatatattacaTATCCCTGCATACaacatttgtatttttattcaattaagtccttatgaacttaattaattttttaaactttatttttgtttatttcaattaagtctaacttaagtGATTATCTTTGTTTAATCTCAATTATGTCATTTAATATATGTGACCCATTAgacttctaacatgttggccataaatataaaataataatcaaatactaatttgacaattgatttatatttatatatcatgAGCGATATCTAGCAACACATTATGATCACCCATATGTTAGAAagttaattaaagaatttgacaaaaccCTTCAGTGATGAGCTTCTCAATGTAATACAATCTTTTCATGACATATCCTAGATATGTTATAAAGCATGACTCAATGTCTACTTATGACATTACATATTAATTCTCATAATTTatgactaaccttatgaatttaggaaactaacttttctcaaattcatcatttttgagCGAAAGATTTTATACaaattaatcaagaattgagaacaaaTGAGATACATCTCCTCGTATCatttggggtgatgaatcctctttTAACCACTCATCCACCTTTACATGCTTCATGGTATATCCAAAAACGTCTTGTTTAGGCATCTAGTCGGTTCCAAACCTGTaaaggtgaaatcaaagtatgtaaTTCTTCATACAAGATGATCTGATGTCTCAAGTCTGAGAACTAGTTGCACGATTATTATatgagaacatattccataaacACATGAATGAAATATCAAATGGAGTTCTAATAATGAGTCAtattcagtgaacttgttctctAATAAGCAACCACATGCCATCCTCAAGCATcctatatattttaatttatgagatcgattgcttacttcccaagtaagGAAGCTTAACATGTACTAGTTTTTTAGTATTGTCAATGCCTtatcttgacaatacaataatcaagaacaattttaggaatatggctttgatgcatagtgatttcataattgtaacaactttacaattctcttgcaaaGCCTTTATGTTCTACGGGCTTTATataattagtacttaataattccttattattgcactaacataAAGAAAAACCTCTATCATATgcgattaagtatgcattaaaagacaatatatatttgttGATTAATCCAATTGAGTTTAGGGCACATACCAACAAGAATTACTGCATTGCATTGTATCAATGACTGTAAATCCAGAGAACGAACATCTGGCTTTTCTATTGTTCTATCCACAaaatttgctttgtttttggaaTAGAGCGCGTTCATAAAGTTACGCCTCCACGTGAAATAATTATCTTTACTTTCATTGACAAGGTGCGTTACAAAAATCAGGTTTGGATGATTAGACAAATACAAGTAGTATGGAGAAGTAGCATCAATGGCCTTACTTTGATTAACACTTGCACTTGCCACCAATTCTTCAATATTCTTGCCTTTGTCATTGTTCGCATCATCTCctatcatttaaaaaaatcaagatttcATAACCTGCTTTGATGcgatgaaaaataaaataactcaaAAGAATAGAGTAAAAAAATCATACTCTTCGTTAACAAGAtgaaaacatatatacatatgagatttatttggagtataagaaAATAGTATAAAAGGAAGTATTCTAATCCTAAGTTTTCTTGGAATGCAGGCAAAGAAAAATGTTAATAAGAAAAGATTACATAAGAGAATAATCCCCATAATTTTATGTAtgagaatgaaaataaaaaatcctcCAATAACTTTCTTCACCATTATCACATTGGAGAACCACTCGGGATATTGGACCAGATGTATTCAGCTTGGCAGAAATTATTGACCTCAACTTTGATAGCTTGGATAATTTGGTCTTGTGcctcttcttttgttttatcaGTTTAGCGAAGGGTCTACGTTCAAGTGGTAGGTAATGACAAATGGATGTATGCTTGGCATGTCTGTTACTGATTAGGTGAATACTTTAGCATTACGTTGCAAGAATAAACGATTGTGTGCCTGATCATTTAAGAACCCATGTAGGTGGTTTTCTTATTATCTCCCTTATGGTTTGTTCAACTAGCTTTAACTTACTGAGTTTGGTTTTCATCTCCATCATCCAAGCTTTCTGGGGttaaaatttgtcaaattgcTATGTACCACATTAAAACTTCACTGACATTCTACCTCCTACTGTGGTTTTCCTGGTTTCCCTGTTTGGACGATTATTTAGCGGTTTTAGACAATTGAAGAGAAAGCAAGTGACATAGCCTGGCAATTGCTTGGTTGGTTTGGATGTATCCAATACCCGTGAGATTTGGGAACTTTATGGTGAGACAACAGATGGCAATGACCATGCTGGTCTATTTCATTAGTAGGCAACCAAATATGGCATTTATACGTCGAGGGTTGGTGTATTACCATGAAATCAACTATGAGGCTAAGTGTGTGTTTTCTTGGCCTATGGTGACTGGTAGACTGATGATACCCTTAACTGAGAGGGTTGGTTCGCAAACCTGTAGATTGGTTTGCAAGATTAAGGTTGTTTGGGCCATCACCCATTTTTAGAAATGCTTCATATGTAAGCAGTTCAACTACACTTCTCTCGTCTACTAGGATACATTCTACTTGGAAGTTCCTAATTAAGGTTCTGATTAGAGCTATATCTCTCAATTCAATATAAAAACTCTTAAGCGATGCAGAGCAATGGACACCACAATTTAAAAGAGGAGCACCAAGTCCAGAGCTAGATCCTGTTGAGGGGAGCAATAAATAGTCAAGGAGAAGTTAAGATAGAGACAAAAGGTGAAATATCTGCCTGCGAACCTTGGAGATAGATGATACAGATGCAATTTGACATATCTGCAATCAGTGTCAAACATTGATATAAATCTCATCTCCTACCAAATGCTCTCAAATCTATGAGTACAAAATTTGTTCTCATTCCAGTATCTTACCACCCAAAGGCAAGATTACAGAATCGCTCAGCGTGTAAGCTGCTGTATCACTTGATCCATAACTTCATCAAATGGACCATTTTGCcagaaaaatcaaacaaacaaGGTGCATCGTATCGTTTCTTAAACAGATATTGACTTTAGTTGTCGTAATCAGATGAACATGACACGGAATGCTTAGGATTAGCAGGACCAAATAGCAACTCCATGCAGAAGGCAGGGCCACATATTGATCTACCTGTGCTCCCAACTTTGTCCAAATCCCGGATAGTAAACTGGCAAAGTTGAgatataaagtaaaattaaagatgcaaaaaaattttaatcttggTATCCTTCATAAAACTTAGATACTTTAAATTTTCCATATCTCTCATTATCATAACGTATATATGAATGACAGGCAattctattctttttcttttcttttctttttttgtctcCTAAGAGTAGGGAAGCATattaagaaacaaagaaaacgtTTAGAGGAAACCATAAACATACCTGTAGCAAGCTGTTTTTTATGAAGGCTGTATTGAAACAAGCATAAAAAAGACGACCCCCAATCATCTTTTGATAGAATATAACTCGCACATCTCCGCTAACCTGTCCAACTTAGTTAATTTTCATGCCCTTGGTACTAAATGGTAAcaagaatataaatttgaagGCATGCAAGACTTTTTGAGCAAATCTAGATCCTCAACATGTTTCCAGACAATACACCATTTCATTAAGCATATGCATGCAAGTAATTCCAAAGAACTCCCCATACAAACTAGAAGTATAGtttccttttaatttaatctaaaaaACATGGTTAAACCCATCTGCTGAATAATTACTCTAATGTTGATAATAGTCCTGAATACTTTGCTAGACTCTTCACCAAAATTTTCTACTGCAAGCCAAAATACTCAGCATCGCCAACTCTGAATTTGACATAACACATCATAGCAAAGCAGACATATAAATAGAGGTGCAAGCATTACAAGCGACTTACTTGCACAGGTTTACTGAAATGATAGTCAAGACAGGTCTTCTGGTATAATACAGGACTTTCTGTGTCCATTTGGACTACGACACGAGGTTCTTCTGATTCTGATGTGTTCCCTTCTTCTTCACCTTCAATAAATGACAAGAAGTACCGAGGACTGCTGTTAACCTCATATCCTTTATTGATTTCTCTACAGCAACTCTTGGCAACTTCAACAGGTGGACAGTACATCTGACTAGGAATCTGTGCAGTAAGGGTGGTAATAGCTTGtgagaaaataaagaagaaaagatagCTTAGAATTGAGATAAACTTCATTTTACTGAGGGAACAGTTAAGAATGGCAGTAATAGTCCAAGGTACATGCCTGCAACATCAAAAgtacaaaaatgaaaaacattccAAGTGATAAAGAATTGCGTTTTGGAAAACTTTAGATGACCTGAGTCTGTTTCAAAATTTAAcaactactaatgcatgacaTTACCAATTGATAAGGTTAGATGCTAAGTTCTAAAACTAGCATGTCAACCTACATTCACTTAGCCACTAACTTTTTGCAGGCAAGAAGAAGTATTAAGATCTGGAGTGACTATTGACCAGGACCCAATGCAATCTCATTGCAAATTCGAACTGATGAAAGAAGGGATTTTAGGTTGAAATGggattaattttagttttccCTTGATCATATATAAGATTTTCTAGACAACCCTAGAAATTTGGTTAAGGATATGTGAAACCAAGCTCAGTTGATAGTATGAATCTTTAGTTGTTGTGAATTCACAAACTTAGTGGCATGAATGGAGTAACCTCTTGGAGCTCTGAGACCACAAAGAAGACAGAGGTTGTGGCAATGGTGTCATAAAGACGAATTCGTCGCAATTCTCTACCACATGGTGGAGGCAAGTTGACATCTGGAAGTCCATTTCTAACTCCCCTTGGAAATGAAAGTATATTTTCCCAATACCCCACATAACGACGTTGGCTTGGTATAGAGACCTATCAGAAGAAGTGCAGAAAGTTAAAACAGCATGAATGCATAATAGAACATTCTTGAAAGCACATTTATATACTGGAAGATGTTTACAAGGATGTGAATTCTTTGAAAGAGTATTTGGAGTTACATCATGTTTGTTGCAGCTTGGATAAGTCCCTGTTTCAATTTTGTGTGAAAACTCTAAGAGCATATGAGCCTAAAACTTGACCTTGCATGGCAGTCCTTCTACATTAATTTCTTTCATGTTCTTGATTGTAGATGGTTTATTTCTTGTTAATTTTCATCACTGTATACTGTTCCATGAAATTCAGCTATCTATAAGTACAATTAATCAATCTTAATGAAGCATGTTAGATCAATCACAAAGCTTCCTGATAGTTTGTCTTGTTAGTGTAACCATAAACTTGGTAGGAATATTGATCAGTTCTAAATGTGATCAGTTTTTCTATTAGTATCTTGTTTATCAGAACAATATGTAGATAGATAAATTGATATACAGATAGGAGATTGGTGCAAATGAAGTTTTCCTTAGGTTTATGTAAAGGCAAGTTACAGAAGAGGACCACTTTGGCTACTAATATCATGGTGATTCTACATATCCTTACATAAACTCGCCATCAGAACCTCAAATAGTAAGAAATTATTGCACTAGATTTTTCCATAATAAACCATGTACTTATTTATGAATCCCTTTATACTTCAAATAAC is drawn from Theobroma cacao cultivar B97-61/B2 chromosome 4, Criollo_cocoa_genome_V2, whole genome shotgun sequence and contains these coding sequences:
- the LOC18601599 gene encoding phosphatidylinositol 3,4,5-trisphosphate 3-phosphatase and protein-tyrosine-phosphatase PTEN1 isoform X2, with the protein product MGLKFARPGPGKNGNATLLLQHRMLAYLTATSFIRNLVSKKRRRMVVGGYDLDMSYITDRLLAMSFPAERMRAMYRNPLWQVKSVLEMRHQGHYKIYNLCIEEDYDPLHFHGRVEKFPFDDNHVPSLQMMKLFCESVHSWLSNDPKNIAVIHCMAGKGRTGLMVCAYLVYSGMLAEEALQLYAQKRTTNNEGVSIPSQRRYVGYWENILSFPRGVRNGLPDVNLPPPCGRELRRIRLYDTIATTSVFFVVSELQEIPSQMYCPPVEVAKSCCREINKGYEVNSSPRYFLSFIEGEEEGNTSESEEPRVVVQMDTESPVLYQKTCLDYHFSKPVQVSGDVRVIFYQKMIGGRLFYACFNTAFIKNSLLQFTIRDLDKVGSTGRSICGPAFCMELLFGPANPKHSVSCSSDYDN
- the LOC18601599 gene encoding phosphatidylinositol 3,4,5-trisphosphate 3-phosphatase and protein-tyrosine-phosphatase PTEN1 isoform X1 — its product is MFNPKGISHMGLKFARPGPGKNGNATLLLQHRMLAYLTATSFIRNLVSKKRRRMVVGGYDLDMSYITDRLLAMSFPAERMRAMYRNPLWQVKSVLEMRHQGHYKIYNLCIEEDYDPLHFHGRVEKFPFDDNHVPSLQMMKLFCESVHSWLSNDPKNIAVIHCMAGKGRTGLMVCAYLVYSGMLAEEALQLYAQKRTTNNEGVSIPSQRRYVGYWENILSFPRGVRNGLPDVNLPPPCGRELRRIRLYDTIATTSVFFVVSELQEIPSQMYCPPVEVAKSCCREINKGYEVNSSPRYFLSFIEGEEEGNTSESEEPRVVVQMDTESPVLYQKTCLDYHFSKPVQVSGDVRVIFYQKMIGGRLFYACFNTAFIKNSLLQFTIRDLDKVGSTGRSICGPAFCMELLFGPANPKHSVSCSSDYDN